One Gossypium hirsutum isolate 1008001.06 chromosome A11, Gossypium_hirsutum_v2.1, whole genome shotgun sequence genomic window carries:
- the LOC107923545 gene encoding receptor-like protein EIX2, whose translation MSPVTVTFLMLVFLESFKLSFCARNHNVACIQSERRALLRFKQHLKDPSNRLSSWTKNGDCCRWDGIICSNVSGLVIGLHLGSSRGTRKLGGKLNPALLDLKHLTYLDLSDNDFRQTQIPTWFWNMSSNLYYFNISRNQFQGNIPDLLTMTQPSVLIDLSCNNFTGSLPLLSSNMTAIDFSFNSLSGSMSHFLCHKLNESMKLEILNLGHNLLSGEIPECWKKWSRLVGIKLCDNNFSGKIPGSMGALTLLQSLHVRNNFVVGEIPSSLRHCSELVTVDFGSNQLSGDIPGWMGERLPKLIILSFHSNKFTGTLPEELCALSYLQILDLSHNNLVSEIPSCINNLSAMNSGNKSDDKIFYRTSKGSFFEDILVVMKGRVVNYDTTLKLVKTMDLSDNNLSGEIPEEVTSLAGLQSLNFSHNHLVGRIPYNIGAMTSLECFDLSTNNLSGEIPLTISDLSFLSHLNLSYNKFTGKIPSGTQLQSLNAYSFLGTKLFGPPLSESSTDVRFGTGSGVLKNREDQDKVDWFFLTVELGFLSGFFGAVFLLMLCKSGRSVHFQYMDETGHSLGRIIRKYILK comes from the coding sequence ATGAGTCCTGTTACAGTAACTTTCCTAATGTTGGTGTTCTTAGAATCTTTTAAACTAAGTTTTTGCGCCAGAAACCACAACGTGGCTTGTATTCAAAGCGAAAGGCGAGCTCTTTTGAGGTTCAAGCAGCATCTCAAAGATCCTTCAAATCGATTATCCAGTTGGACCAAGAATGGAGATTGTTGCAGATGGGATGGAATTATATGCAGCAATGTGAGTGGCCTTGTTATTGGGCTCCACCTTGGAAGTTCCCGTGGTACCAGAAAATTGGGAGGTAAGTTGAATCCAGCTCTGCTAGATTTGAAACATTTAACTTACTTAGACCTAAGCGACAATGATTTCAGACAAACTCAAATTCCGACCTGGTTTTGGAACATGTCTTCCAATCTATACTACTTCAACATCTCTCGAAATCAGTTCCAAGGCAACATTCCTGATCTACTCACAATGACTCAACCTTCTGTCTTGATAGATCTCAGTTGTAATAACTTTACAGGTTCACTTCCTCTTCTCTCCTCCAACATGACCGCCATAGATTTTTCTTTCAATTCCTTGTCAGGATCAATGTCGCATTTCTTGTGCCACAAGCTGAATGAGTCAATGAAATTGGAAATTCTAAATCTTGGTCATAATCTCCTATCAGGTGAAATACCTGAATGCTGGAAGAAGTGGTCAAGATTAGTAGGGATTAAACTTTGTGACAACAATTTTAGTGGCAAGATTCCAGGGTCCATGGGAGCTTTAACTTTGCTTCAATCTTTACACGTTCGAAACAACTTTGTTGTTGGTGAAATACCCTCATCTTTAAGGCATTGCAGTGAATTGGTTACTGTTGATTTTGGTTCTAATCAACTCTCTGGAGATATTCCAGGGTGGATGGGAGAAAGGTTACCAAAGTTGATAATCTTAAGCTTTCACTCAAACAAGTTTACAGGTACCCTACCTGAAGAACTTTGTGCCCTATCCTATCTGCAAATCCTAGACCTTTCCCACAACAATTTGGTAAGTGAGATACCCAGCTGTATCAACAATCTCAGTGCTATGAACTCGGGAAATAAGTCAGATGACAAAATATTTTATAGAACCTCAAAAGGAAGCTTTTTTGAGGATATTTTAGTTGTGATGAAAGGAAGGGTTGTGAACTATGACACTACTCTTAAATTGGTTAAAACAATGGACCTTTCAGACAATAACTTATCTGGTGAAATCCCTGAGGAGGTGACAAGTCTTGCAGGCCTGCAATCATTGAATTTCTCACATAATCATTTAGTTGGAAGGATCCCTTATAACATAGGAGCAATGACATCATTGGAATGTTTTGATTTGTCAACTAACAATCTTTCTGGTGAAATCCCTCTAACAATCTCAGACCTCTCTTTCTTGAGTCACCTCAACTTGTCCTACAACAAATTTACTGGAAAAATCCCTTCAGGAACTCAGCTGCAAAGCTTGAATGCTTACAGCTTTCTTGGCACCAAGCTCTTTGGGCCACCACTAAGTGAGAGTTCCACTGATGTGAGGTTTGGCACCGGCAGCGGTGTACTGAAAAATCGAGAGGATCAAGACAAAGTTGACTGGTTCTTTCTAACCGTGGAATTGGGATTTTTGTCAGGCTTCTTTGGTGCAGTGTTCTTATTAATGTTGTGCAAGTCAGGGAGATCAGTACATTTTCAATATATGGATGAGACAGGGCATAGCTTAGGTCGCATTATTAGAAAATATATTCTAAAGTAG